The Clostridia bacterium DNA segment ACCTGTAAATAAAAGCATATGGGAGTGGTGGACCAAGCGATCCACAATGGCTGCTGTCAGCTTTTCATCAAACAGGAAGCCCTTCCATTTGCTAAATTCAATGTTGGTCGTAATTATGATGCTCTTGTATTCGTAGCATCTGGATACGATGTCGAAAAGGAGCCGGGCGCCTTCTTGGTGCAAAGGGAGATAACCCCATTCGTCCAGGATTAGAAGCTCCGCATCGTCAATCTTCTTGTAGAGCGAGGCTAGCTTTCGACCTTTGGCCTCTTCCAGTAATTGGATTAAGTCATGCACCCGGTAGAAAACTGCTTTCCTACCTTGGTTAATGGCATTCACACCAAGCCCAATGGCAAGGTGCGTCTTGCCGGTGCCGACAGAGCCATATAGGATGAGATTCTGAGTGTCCTCAAGAAAGTTTAAATCCAAGAGAGACTCGCGATTTAGCCTCTCCGGGAACTGTATGTCATCGAATCGGTAATCGGTCAGTGTTTTTTGTACTCCGAAGCCTGCAGCCTTAAGGTTCCGTAGGCGCTGCTTCTCCAAGCGGTCCTGGTGCATTTTCTCTAGTAGTTCTTCCAGGAACTTCTCATGGGTTTCTGCAACAATTTCCGGATAAATCTCATGTAAGGAACGCGAAAGCCTAAGCTTTTTCTGGTAGAATTCAATCCGCTCATTCATGACACATGCCTCCTAGGAGTGAGTCGTAGGCATCTATGCTTACCTGGTAGGGTGGCAGGTCTTTAGCAACCGCTATACTCCCACAGAAGGTGTTGACATTCTCCTTCAGTCTCTTGTATGCAAGATACAGTGATTGAGAAGATATGGCTGTATGCTTACCAGCCGCATCCATGACCTTCTTAGCAAAAGCCAAATCATCTGTCAGCATAATCATCCTGAGTATGCCCAGGGACTCCTTGAGCTCTGCATTGTCGCAGCTTTCCAGATAAGTCTGCCAGTTGGTTGGGAGAAGACCATAGATACCGGAATATTTGAGCGCTCTAGGCCTGGTCTTCATTACATCGATGAAGTCCACCCAGTGGATGGATTCAGAACCTTTTATGTAGCTCCTAGTATGCGAGCACAGTTTCTTTTGTAGATCCTTAGTGAATATTTCTATGCGTGTAGCTGTAACCCTTAAACTCACATGGTCTCCGACGCACTTGGGTGAAACGGAGTAGGTAACCTTTTCGTACTGGATATAGCCATATTTGTTGACTCGTCTAATTTCGTAGCGGGCAGTATCGAATACCACCCTAGGAAGAGGAGAACATTTCTCCTTTTCCGCCTCAAACAGTTCGGCGATGGTTTCTTCTTTTTGGTAATGCTTTTTCTGCATCAGAGCGGCCGCCCGTTGTAACAGAGATTTGTTGTAGTCCTCAAGGGATGTGAACCGTGGCTCAGGAACCAAGAGGTTCCTTCTAAGATACCCGACGCTGTTTTCGACGTTACCTTTCTCGTGGCCGCTATTCGGGTTGCAGAACCTAACTTCGAAACCATGATGCATGGCGAATCGAAGGAATTGTTCAGTCACTTCCGGTTTCCCTTTGTCATCCTTCTTCCGGATGGCAGCTGCTGCCATCTGGTCAAACCAGATGCATCGGGGTACACAGCCTATGTGCCTGAAAATATCTACCATGGCTTCCATCAGGGATTCCCTGGTTTCGCTTCTGGTTATCTGAAGCAACCTAGCATTGGAATAGGGAAACGACAGCACGAGCTCATGGAGTTTTTTGAGTACGCCATCTTCGTAGACCTTGACCATCCCGAAATCTATCTGAGCTTCTGCTCCAGGATGTTGCAGATCTAGGTAGGCTTTCTTGTTGCCATAGACCTTCTGTTTTTCTTCCTTGACCACCGTTCGTACGGTTCTCTCAGAGACTTTCAATTTGTCTGGATATTCCTCCGAAAGGCGGGCGTAA contains these protein-coding regions:
- the istA gene encoding IS21 family transposase codes for the protein MLTITHINYIRELYHVEGLRYSEIVKRTNCNYRTVKKYIEKEDYNENNHKVQRKKRSDSIRPIVREILLEDLERHPKQRHTATRIYARLSEEYPDKLKVSERTVRTVVKEEKQKVYGNKKAYLDLQHPGAEAQIDFGMVKVYEDGVLKKLHELVLSFPYSNARLLQITRSETRESLMEAMVDIFRHIGCVPRCIWFDQMAAAAIRKKDDKGKPEVTEQFLRFAMHHGFEVRFCNPNSGHEKGNVENSVGYLRRNLLVPEPRFTSLEDYNKSLLQRAAALMQKKHYQKEETIAELFEAEKEKCSPLPRVVFDTARYEIRRVNKYGYIQYEKVTYSVSPKCVGDHVSLRVTATRIEIFTKDLQKKLCSHTRSYIKGSESIHWVDFIDVMKTRPRALKYSGIYGLLPTNWQTYLESCDNAELKESLGILRMIMLTDDLAFAKKVMDAAGKHTAISSQSLYLAYKRLKENVNTFCGSIAVAKDLPPYQVSIDAYDSLLGGMCHE
- the istB gene encoding IS21-like element helper ATPase IstB: MNERIEFYQKKLRLSRSLHEIYPEIVAETHEKFLEELLEKMHQDRLEKQRLRNLKAAGFGVQKTLTDYRFDDIQFPERLNRESLLDLNFLEDTQNLILYGSVGTGKTHLAIGLGVNAINQGRKAVFYRVHDLIQLLEEAKGRKLASLYKKIDDAELLILDEWGYLPLHQEGARLLFDIVSRCYEYKSIIITTNIEFSKWKGFLFDEKLTAAIVDRLVHHSHMLLFTGESYRMRNSLMK